A genomic window from Anopheles ziemanni chromosome X, idAnoZiCoDA_A2_x.2, whole genome shotgun sequence includes:
- the LOC131290726 gene encoding uncharacterized protein LOC131290726: protein MEYVFDVFFDECFENMARSGLMSRSGRRDIISHLNSVISGCIQGRQTASTQLAVGLAVTSAIDYHNRMKGDNYEVCLMGKYHNVLYIALRVAWDWGLEDSEVVCKLLEEIFRCENTFERLFLGALFGCNAPHFIAGWKSDFNDQDENLRAVVFFLHHAAKARATYPTFSYLYQHLRPTKFIDVPIESCGKASPLRVALQASAPDIVLILLRHGANPCPDDGGASPVLAVLDKLAESENGCYPYQLVSCLKLLLRTSTMIELPYKPHLFAIRREMFHGKYGRLLDDGLLPIEQVYGIPALRHLCRCAVREVLRENFALPGSVLKLPLPRKMQKYIDLLD from the exons ATGGAGTACGTGTTCGATGTGTTCTTCGACGAGTGCTTCGAGAATATGGCGCGCAGTGGGCTGATGTCGCGCTCAGGTAGACGTGACATAATAAGCCACCTGAACTCGGTTATCTCCGGTTGCATCCAAGGGCGCCAGACTGCGTCAACGCAGCTGGCCGTCGGGCTGGCGGTGACGTCCGCCATCGACTATCACAACCGGATGAAGGGGGACAACTATGAGGTTTGCCTGATGGGCAAATATCACAACGTGCTGTACATAGCACTCCGAGTTGCCTGGGACTGGGGGCTGGAGGATTCGGAAGTTGTGTGCAAGCTGCTAG AGGAAATTTTTCGATGTGAGAATACCTTCGAGCGTCTATTCCTTGGAGCGCTCTTCGGCTGTAATGCACCGCACTTCATCGCAGGCTGGAAGAGTGACTTCAACGATCAGGATGAGAACCTCAGGgcggttgtgttttttctgcACCATGCAGCAAAAGCACGTGCGACCTATCCAACCTTCTCCTACCTCTACCAGCATCTGCGTCCAACGAA GTTTATTGATGTGCCGATTGAATCCTGCGGAAAAGCCTCGCCGCTGCGCGTAGCCCTGCAAGCCTCGGCTCCGGACATCGTGCTCATCCTTCTGCGCCACGGAGCGAATCCCTGCCCGGACGACGGTGGTGCGAGCCCGGTGCTGGCTGTGCTGGACAAGCTGGCCGAGAGCGAGAACGGTTGCTACCCGTACCAGTTGGTGTCCTGcctgaagctgctgctgcgcaCATCCACCATGATCGAGCTACCCTACAAACCGCACCTGTTCGCTATTCGGCGCGAGATGTTCCACGGTAAATACGGACGCCTGCTGGACGACGGTCTGCTTCCTATCGAGCAGGTGTACGGCATACCGGCGCTGCGTCATCTCTGCCGTTGTGCGGTTCGCGAGGTGTTACGTGAAAACTTCGCGTTGCCCGGCAGCGTACTGAAACTGCCACTACCACGCAAAATGCAGAAATACATAGATTTGCTCGACTGA
- the LOC131290404 gene encoding guanylate cyclase soluble subunit beta-1: MYTNNYCSSTESGATKSCRAQTAQEKGDGETSGASGRGGGGGGGGSGGGSGVGSTSQQQQQGRQFFGGFGSIYGFVNYALELLVLKNFGLTIWEQIKKKAQVNMEGQFLVRQIYEDDITYNLIEAAVDILNIPAGDILELFGKTFFEFCQDSGYDKILQVLGATPRDFLQNLDALHDHLGTLYPGMRAPSFRCTETNGQLVLHYYSERPGLEHIVIGIVKAVASKLHGVDVEIKIIRRKGDPIEPAAPAGAPQVAEAKVAQSQQPSARLPYPVQAAKTVPITSHDPVGVPELANLGLCKRILASKTYGESFFSHRLTNLATSKSSTALKQPPTDSSSSPSSSAASHGNKISISSSQNGSNSIPLYGEVSATSKDTNTNCDSSPGQHQQQDQQPTATAGPTVERSDHFQFLITEISGPKTPTRRSDDKDQQAVYQLVAKEPMISPTTFCKIFPFHLMFNRSMHIVQAGRSVSRVVPRIYEKNCPLLALFEAVRPHLQLSFENILAHINTIYVLKTKAGVMSKSERYLRLKGQMMYIPGSDLILFQCYPSVMNLDDLTKKGLHISDIPLHDASRDLVLLSEKFEAEYKLTTNLEILTDRLQQTYRDLESEKQKTDRLLYSVLPKTVANELRHQRPVAPKRYDSVTLMFSGIVGFGQYCAANTDAEGAMKIVKMLNELYTIFDELTDSKSNSNIYKVETVGDKYMAVSGLPDECENHAKCIARLALDMLDMAKNVKMGTEALKITIGIHSGEVVTGVIGNRMPRYCLFGNTVNLTSRTETTGVPGRINISETTYKLLCDPVNHDPSFNLEYRGPVVMKGKPEPMECWFLTRKATPVAK; the protein is encoded by the exons ATGTATACCAACAACTATTGCT CGAGCACGGAAAGCGGAGCAACCAAGAGTTGTCGGGCACAGACCGCACAGGAAAAAGGAGACGGGGAGACTTCTGGTGCCTCCGgccgtggtggtggcggtggtggtggtggtagtggtggtggttctgGTGTTGGTAGCACctctcagcagcaacagcaaggcAGGCAGTTCTTCGGTGGCTTCGGTAGCATC TACGGATTCGTCAACTACGCGCTCGAGCTACTAGTTTTAAAAAACTTCGGCCTAACGATATGGGAACAAATAAA GAAAAAAGCACAGGTAAACATGGAGGGGCAGTTCCTGGTAAGACAGATCTACGAAGACGACATCACGTACAACCTGATAGAGGCTGCCGTAGACATTCTGA ACATTCCCGCCGGCGACATCCTCGAGCTGTTCGGCAAGACGTTCTTCGAGTTCTGCCAGGACTCGGGCTACGACAAGATCCTGCAGGTGCTCGGTGCGACGCCGCGTGACTTCCTCCAGAACCTGGATGCGCTGCACGACCACCTGGGCACGCTGTACCCGGGTATGCGGGCACCGTCGTTCCGCTGCACGGAGACGAACGGCCAGCTCGTGCTGCACTACTACTCGGAGCGACCGGGTCTGGAGCACATCGTGATCGGGATCGTGAAGGCAGTCGCGTCGAAGCTGCACGGCGTCGAcgtggagatcaagattatcCGCCGCAAGGGCGACCCAATCGAGCCGGCAGCTCCAGCCGGTGCCCCGCAGGTGGCGGAGGCCAAGGTCGCTCAGAGCCAGCAACCCTCCGCCAGGCTGCCGTACCCGGTGCAGGCCGCCAAGACAGTTCCTATAACGTCCCACGATCCGGTTGGCGTGCCCGAGCTGGCCAACCTAGGTCTGTGCAAGCGCATTCTGGCCTCCAAAACGTACGGTGAATCCTTTTTTTCGCATAGACTAACTA ATCTAGCCACCTCCAAGAGCTCGACCGCGCTCAAGCAACCGCCTACCGACAGCTCGTCCTCGCCCTCATCGTCGGCAGCTAGTCATGGCAATAAAATTAGTATAAGCAGTAGTCAAAACGGAAGCAATAGCATACCGCTCTACGGCGAAGTGAGTGCGACTAGTAAAGACACCAACACCAATTGTGATAGCAGCCCcgggcagcatcagcagcaggacCAGCAGCCGACGGCGACGGCGGGACCCACGGTGGAGCGTTCGGACCACTTCCAGTTTCTCATCACGGAGATATCCGGGCCCAAAACGCCGACACGGCGCTCCGACGACAAGGACCAGCAGGCAGTCTACCAGCTGGTTGCTAAAG AACCAATGATCTCGCCTACGACGTTTTGTAagattttcccatttcacTTGATGTTCAACCGGAGCATGCACATCGTGCAAGCTGGCCGATCGGTCTCCAGAGTTGTTCCCCG GATCTACGAGAAAAACTGTCCCCTATTGGCCTTATTCGAAGCGGTACGGCCGCATCTGCAGCTGAGTTTCGAAAACATTCTGGCCCACATCAACACAATCTACGTGCTGAAGACGAAGGCGGGTGTGATGTCCAAAAGTGAGAGGTATCTAAGACTGAAG GGACAAATGATGTACATTCCAGGGTCGGATCTGATTTTATTCCAGTGCTATCCTAGCGTGATGAACCTAGACGATCTAACCAA GAAAGGGCTACACATCTCCGACATCCCGCTGCACGATGCGTCGCGCGATCTGGTGCTGTTGAGCGAAAAATTCGAAGCCGAATACAAGCTTACCACTAACCTGGAGATACTGACGGACCGGCTGCAGCAGACCTACCGGGACCTGGAGAGCGAGAAGCAAAAGACGGACCGGCTGCTGTACTCCGTCCTGCCAAAGACGGTGGCAAATGAGCTGCGCCACCAGCGCCCGGTAGCGCCGAAGCGCTACGACTCGGTGACGCTGATGTTCTCCGGCATTGTCGGGTTCGGGCAGTACTGCGCGGCAAACACCGACGCCGAGGGTGCGATGAAGATCGTCAAGATGCTGAACGAGCTGTACACCATCTTCGACGAGCTGACCGACTCGAAGAGCAACTCGAACATCTACAAGGTGGAGACGGTCGGCGACAAGTACATGGCCGTCTCGGGGCTTCCAGACGAGTGCGAGAACCACGCCAAGTGCATTGCCCGGCTCGCGCTCGACATGCTGGACATGGCGAAGAACGTCAAGATGGGCACCGAAGCGTTG AAAATTACCATCGGCATACACTCAGGTGAGGTGGTCACCGGGGTTATCGGAAACCGCATGCCACGGTACTGTCTGTTCGGCAACACGGTCAACCTAACTAGCCGTACCGAGACCACGGGAGTCCCGGGCCGGATCAACATCAGCGAAACTACGTACAA GCTGCTCTGCGATCCGGTGAACCATGACCCATCCTTCAATCTGGAGTATCGTGGACCAGTTGTCATGAAGGGCAAACCGGAGCCAATGGAATGTTGGTTTTTGACCCGCAAAGCAACGCCGGTAGCAAAGTAG